The Desulfobotulus mexicanus genome contains the following window.
GCGGTACTCAAAGTGACAGGATTAAACATCCTGAGGGCAACTGCGTTCAGAAATCGCCTCAAAAGGGTAAAAAGGGGAGGTGAGGGGGCAAACACCCTTAAATTTGCCCTTCATAAGGTTGTCAAAGAGCGCATTTTACATCTACCAGACTCGATTCATCAATTTGTAAGGATATTTTTGTCCCGGAACAATCTTTTCAACTTTTCCTCACAAAATATGGCTTGAGACTTTTTGCGAGTGCATCTTTATTATTTTCCCATTCTTTCATCAGTGTCTCCCTGGATTTCACCGAGTCGAATAAAAATCGGATTTTTAAGTAGATGCATTGAGTGAAAGCCAGCCCTTCACTTCCATGATACAGAAACTGTCAGGCCATAATAATCCCGATCAACAACAGGGGCAACTGCAATACTCTTATTGCTTTCCCTTCCATGCACGGCCCCAACTGCTTCATAGGCCATATACCATCCCAATACAGCTTGAGAGGCAAAGTGGGCATTATCATTGACCCTTGAAAAGGGAGTGGCCAGCGAAGCAGCATATAATGCATATCTGATAAATATATTATCATTCATTCTGGCCGCCACAATAAACGGGACCGCACCGATGAAGGCGTGTCCGCTTACACCGTTTGAATCGTCCAATGGACGCCATTCAGACCCGTGATCGTGTTCTTCTGGTCTGCCTGCACCTGTAATTCGTTGCATTGCAAACACGGGTATACCGCCAACAAAATATGATCTTGCTGTCTTGCTGCCAAATTCTCCAATTAAGGAGTCTTCTTCAACAAGGGACAGACTCGCCAGAGCCAGAGAAATGGGTATAATATAATCTCGTTCCCCAAAAAATCTTGCATGCTTAGAAAAATCATCCGTTTTCTTACTTCTCATTCGATCCTGATAATGGCTTTGAATCTCTTCATCAAAAAATGTATTTGCTAATATTGCACCACCACTAAAAGCGAAACCAAGTCGAAGAAGTCTGTCTTTGGAGTAATAGTTGCGCTGATCACTCAGGAGATCGTGCATTACACCATCTGATGCACAGGTAAAAACGGGGCAGAAAACTCCGATTACAATGAGCAGCCAAAGAAAAACCATGGAGCATGGTCTGATAAACAACATGCTTTACAGTCTCCTTTTGTCTGTCAGATGATTATAGTGGACCCGGTTTTCAAGACAGCAATTTAAACTTACATACCTCACAGAAATATCGCCGCCACTCCTACCCATTCAAAGCAGTCACCCGGAAATGCCCTGACCTTCGGCCTCCTCCCGCAGGGCTTCCAGCTCCTCCCATCTTGCATAAAGGGCCTCCACCCTGCGGCCTGCCTCTTCAAGTTCCGTGCATAAAGCCTGCAGAACTTCTGCATCCGCCTGAACCTCGGGAGCCAGCATACGCTTATTGCAATCCCCAAGCTCTGTTTCGGCCTCAAGAATCCTCTCTTCCATGCTGTCCAGCTCCCGCTGAAGCTTGTAAGAAAGTTTACCACTGTTTTTCTTTTTTCCCTTTTTGGCGGGCTTATCCCCGTTTTTTTTCTCCTTTGGATTTTCCTTAGCCTTGAGATCGCCCAACCACTGGTCCATGGTGGCAAAAAGCCCGGTATTACCTTCACCATCAAAACCCAGCACCCGCTGGCATACAGTATCCATGAGATAGCGGTCATGGGATACCAGAACCACAGCACCGGGAAATTCCTGCAGACTGTCTTCCAGTACCTCAAGGGATGGAATATCCAGATCATTGGTGGGCTCATCCAGAAGCAGTACATCAGCAGGACGGCGCATAAGATTGGCAAGGAGAATTCTGGCCTTTTCTCCGCCGGAAAGTTTAGCCACCGGCTGATGCAGCTGGTCTGGAATGAAAAGGAATTTTGAGGCCCAGCTTGCCACATGATAATTACGGCCCTGATACATGACACTGTCCCCGTCCGGACACAGGGCCTGCCTTAAAGAGATATTCGGATCCAGATTTTCCCTGGCCTGATCAAAATACACCACAGAAAGCCCCTCTGCCCAGCGGACTTCTCCGCTGTCAGGGTTAAGCTCCCCTGCCAGCATGCGCATGAAGGTGGATTTACCCGCTCCGTTTCTTCCCGCAAGGCCCAGACGCATGCCCGGTGAAAGAACAAGGGATATATGGGAAAAAAGGTCTCTGCCTTCCACACAACCCTTTAGATCAAACACTTCCACAAGCTTTTTGCTTTTGCGGTTGGTGCTGTCAAATTCAATATTTACACGGGTCTGCTGACGGTTCCGAAAACGAACGGCAGCCAGCTCGTCTTCCAGCCTGCCTGCGGCATCAATGCGATACTGGGCCTTGGTGGTTCTGGCCTTGGGCATACGGCGCAGCCATTCCGTTTCCCTTCGCATACGGTTTTCAAGCCTTGCTTCCCTTTCTTCCTGCTGCTGAAGAAAAAGATTTCTATGCTCCCGGAAACGCTCATATCCGCCGATAGCGGAAAAAAAGCCCTCGGGATAATAACGGCCCAGCTCCACAATCCGCTGGCAGACCCTGTCCAGAAAACGGCGATCATGGGAAACGGTTATAAAGGCAAAATCCGCAACCCTCAGCCGCTCTTCCAGCCATAAAATACCTTCCACATCCAGATGGTTGGTGGGCTCATCCAGAAGCAGCAGCTCAGGAAGCCTCACCAGCTCCCGGACAATGGAAAGGCGCTTGCGCCATCCACCGGAAAGGGTTGATACTTTGGCATCAAGATCGGGGAATCCGGCTTCTCCCATAATGCGCCGGATACGTCCATAGGCATCCGGGTCTTCAGGACCTGCGGCGGCGACTTCTTCCAGCACTTCTCTGATGGTAAGCCCTTCATCAAAGCAATCCTCCTGGGAAAGAAAAGCCATTTTAAGGCCTTTTTGCATCAGGGCATCACCTGAATCCGGACTCGTAACACCTCCGATAATCCTCAGCAGGGTACTTTTGCCGGACCCGTTGGGGCCAATCAGCCCAAGACGTTCTCCCTCTGCCACGGCAATCTGAAGGTCTTCAAACAGTAGCTGCTCCCCATAACTTTTGGAAAGCCCTTTCCATGTAAGCAATGCTGCCATAAAATATTCCTTAAAAGCCTTGGTAGTTATTCAGCACATTTTATCATTAAAAAAATGCTCATTAATTTCAGAATCTTGGTTCCAGAAAAAGACAATCGGGCTGTTTGTGAGTGACATTGCAATCGTTTCGGATCAGAGCTTCGCAGACCTGTGCGAAAGAAGCGGCAAACTGTCTGAGCCGCCACAAAGGCAGCGTACTTAAGCCTGCAATGGTAATCAAAAAGCTTATCCTGCCTGTGGCGGGGAGTTTTTGCCGCTTCCGCACAGGTCAAGAAGCTCTAAGAATAAGATTGCGTCACGAACAAATGGCTCGGTTGTCTATACACCTGATTGAAGGTATTCGATTTGTCAAAGGAAAATTATGCTGAACAATTACACGCCCTTTTTTCATTGTAAAGTTCAGCCCTGTCTCCGCCTGAGCTTTGCCACGGCCTCAATGTGAAAGGTGTGGGGAAACATATCCACAGGCTGCACCTCAAGCACCTCGTAATCCTTATGCATCATGGCAAGATCCCTAGCCATGGTGGCAGGGTTGCAGGACACATACACCATGCGTTCCGGTGCCAGTACCAGAATCCGGCTGACCACATCCGGATGCATCCCGGCCCTTGGGGGATCAATGATAATGACATCGGGCTGTATGTCCAGAGCAGGCAGTACATCTTTCATGTCTCCCAGAAGGAAGCGGCAGTTTTCCACACCGTTTTCAAGGCAGTTTTCCCTGGCATCGGCCACGGCACTTTCCACAATCTCAATGCCTGTGATTTCCGAGGCTTTTTCCGAAAGAAAAATGGGTATGGTGCCTGTGCCTGAATAAAGGTCCAGAACCTTTTCACCACCCTTAAGGTCAGCATATTCGGCCACCTTGCCATATAGTTTTTCAGCCCCTGCAGTATTGGTCTGGAAAAATGAGTTCGCTGAAATCTTAAAGCGGAAAGAACCAATGGCATCGTAAATGGCTGGCTCTCCAGATAAAAGAATCTCTTCTTCACCAATGGCCACCCCGGCTTTGCGGCGGGTGACATTGTTCACAACGCTGCAAACCTTGGGAAAAGCCGTGCGAATACGCTCTGCCATGGGTTTCAGAATACTTTCATCCGCTTCCTTTGTGACAAGGTTCACCATAAATACATCATCAATCAGACTGTGACGCAGCATGACAAAGCGCCAGAACCCCTCATGGCTTCTCAGTCCGTACATGGGAAGACCGGATGCAAGTATTTCTTCCCGGATAAAATTCAGAAGCGGACTGGCCATCTCCGGCTGAATGTGGCACTCATGGATATCCAGCACCCGGTCAAAGGCTCCGGGTACATGCAGCCCGATTGCCGCATCCTTTATCACATCGGGGTTGGCAAGCTCTTCGGGCAGAAGCCAGCGGCTGTCCGTACAGGTGAACTCCATCTTGTTTCTGTAGTGGAAGGCCCTTGGGGAAGCCAGAGCAGGAAGAACAGACACACCTTCAATTCCCCCTATATGCTCAAGGGCTTCACCCACCTGAAGGGTTTTA
Protein-coding sequences here:
- a CDS encoding phosphatase PAP2 family protein, with the translated sequence MLFIRPCSMVFLWLLIVIGVFCPVFTCASDGVMHDLLSDQRNYYSKDRLLRLGFAFSGGAILANTFFDEEIQSHYQDRMRSKKTDDFSKHARFFGERDYIIPISLALASLSLVEEDSLIGEFGSKTARSYFVGGIPVFAMQRITGAGRPEEHDHGSEWRPLDDSNGVSGHAFIGAVPFIVAARMNDNIFIRYALYAASLATPFSRVNDNAHFASQAVLGWYMAYEAVGAVHGRESNKSIAVAPVVDRDYYGLTVSVSWK
- a CDS encoding ABC-F family ATP-binding cassette domain-containing protein — protein: MAALLTWKGLSKSYGEQLLFEDLQIAVAEGERLGLIGPNGSGKSTLLRIIGGVTSPDSGDALMQKGLKMAFLSQEDCFDEGLTIREVLEEVAAAGPEDPDAYGRIRRIMGEAGFPDLDAKVSTLSGGWRKRLSIVRELVRLPELLLLDEPTNHLDVEGILWLEERLRVADFAFITVSHDRRFLDRVCQRIVELGRYYPEGFFSAIGGYERFREHRNLFLQQQEEREARLENRMRRETEWLRRMPKARTTKAQYRIDAAGRLEDELAAVRFRNRQQTRVNIEFDSTNRKSKKLVEVFDLKGCVEGRDLFSHISLVLSPGMRLGLAGRNGAGKSTFMRMLAGELNPDSGEVRWAEGLSVVYFDQARENLDPNISLRQALCPDGDSVMYQGRNYHVASWASKFLFIPDQLHQPVAKLSGGEKARILLANLMRRPADVLLLDEPTNDLDIPSLEVLEDSLQEFPGAVVLVSHDRYLMDTVCQRVLGFDGEGNTGLFATMDQWLGDLKAKENPKEKKNGDKPAKKGKKKNSGKLSYKLQRELDSMEERILEAETELGDCNKRMLAPEVQADAEVLQALCTELEEAGRRVEALYARWEELEALREEAEGQGISG
- the rlmD gene encoding 23S rRNA (uracil(1939)-C(5))-methyltransferase RlmD, which codes for MSDIRKRQEIELDVTDMAFGGRGLARIDGLAVFVDDAVAGDRVRARIFKKKKRHAEAKTLEVLSPSSDRVEPACIYAAHCGGCKWQHLSYEKQLFYKTLQVGEALEHIGGIEGVSVLPALASPRAFHYRNKMEFTCTDSRWLLPEELANPDVIKDAAIGLHVPGAFDRVLDIHECHIQPEMASPLLNFIREEILASGLPMYGLRSHEGFWRFVMLRHSLIDDVFMVNLVTKEADESILKPMAERIRTAFPKVCSVVNNVTRRKAGVAIGEEEILLSGEPAIYDAIGSFRFKISANSFFQTNTAGAEKLYGKVAEYADLKGGEKVLDLYSGTGTIPIFLSEKASEITGIEIVESAVADARENCLENGVENCRFLLGDMKDVLPALDIQPDVIIIDPPRAGMHPDVVSRILVLAPERMVYVSCNPATMARDLAMMHKDYEVLEVQPVDMFPHTFHIEAVAKLRRRQG